The following proteins are co-located in the Psilocybe cubensis strain MGC-MH-2018 chromosome 5, whole genome shotgun sequence genome:
- a CDS encoding Pre-mRNA-splicing factor CWC2 — MPTTAPTEAEILAPTPIPQAPKPPKKLKPARKQVKPGDVVKEETVQTGKEYNIWYNKWAGGDREDSYSNKTKSQTRCSIKRDSGLTRANTTGMKYICLFFSRGCCPYGWECEYRHTLPDAKDDLPDSSKDCFARDKFADYRDDMGGVGSFNRQNRTLYVGRIKETGNGQETEEVVARHFREWGTIERIRVLQYRSVAFVTYVSEFHAQFAKEAMACQSLDNDEILNVRWATEDPNPVQKVAEKRRLEEMGQEAIKAKMDPRIVDAMRSVRALEEGETLPPDEEYDSDDQRQELEHQVDDDQPDSKRRRIEDVPEQPIQANGLLSADTLEGLKYFAEIRKRHGGAPAPQQRAPPPAAKPTGLGLADYGSDED; from the exons ATGCCGACTACTGCTCCAACTGAAGCTGAAATTCTTGCGCCAACACCGATACCACAAGCACCCAAACCACCCAAAAAGCTAAAGCCTGCTCGAAAGCAGGTCAAACCCGGAGATGTCGTGAAAGAGGAGACTGTTCAGACGGGAAAAGAATATA ATATTTGGTATAACAAGTGGGCAGGGGGTGACCGTGAAGACAGTTACTCAAA CAAAACAAAATCCCAAACACGATGCAGCATTAAACGCGACTCGGGGCTCACGCGCGCCAACACGACTGGGATGAAATACATTTGCCTCTTCTTTTCCCGCGGCTGCTGCCCGTACGGCTGGGAATGCGAGTACCGACACACCCTCCCTGACGCGAAGGATGACTTGCCTGACTCGTCGAAGGATTGCTTCGCCCGTGACAAGTTCGCAGACTACAGAGACGACATGGGTGGTGTTGGAAGCTTCAACAGACAGAATCGGACGCTGTATGTTGGACGCATCAAGGAGACAGGCAATGGACAGGAAACTGAGGAGGTCGTTGCGAGGCATTTCAGGGAGTGGGGAACCATTGAACGGA TACGTGTCCTGCAATATAGGAGCGTTGCTTTCGTGACGTACGTCTCTGAGTTCCACGCACAGTTTGCTAAGGAAGCTATGGCGTGCCAGTCTCTCGACAATGACGAAATCCTTAATGTGCGCTGGGCAACGGAGGATCCCAATCCCGTTCAAAAGGTTGCCGAGAAGCGCAGATTGGAGGAAATGGGTCAAGAAGCTATCAAGGCCAAAATGGACCCAAGAATTGTGGACGCCATGAGATCCGTAAGAGCTCTGGAGGAAGGGGAAACATTGCCACCAGATGAAGAGTATGATAGTGACGATCAACGACAGGAGCTGGAGCATCAAGTAGATGATGACCAGCCTGATagcaaaaggagaaggatagAGGACGTGCCTGAGCAACCTATCCAGGCAAATGGGTTGTTGAGCGCAGACACGCTAGAAGGTCTCAAATATTTCGCGGAAATTCGCAAACGACACGGCGGTGCCCCAGCACCACAACAGCGTGCTCCCCCACCCGCAGCCAAGCCGACAGGATTGGGACTGGCGGACTACGGGAGCGATGAGGATTGA
- a CDS encoding Zinc-type alcohol dehydrogenase-like protein C2E1P3.01 has translation MSPTQKALFLDKKFGNFVLEDTEIYKPGPGEILIKIHATSLNPVDWKIQKLGVLEKYPAILGTDIAGEVEELGEGVSEFKVGDRVFIQGTYDNRGSSFQQYTTAVASSVARIPPNWTYDQVAALPVVLSCAYIGLYNKNPYGLGIDPPISEATEGKYADTPIVVLGGSTSVGQMVIQLAQLSGFSPIFTTASPKHTVFLKSLGATHILDRSLSSSDMRAEIKKICNDKPIHFVYDTVSSEDTQRTALDILDSGGQMVAVNPLKLTPSEDKKAFMVLGILRAPHNVELTETLYHDKISGWLERGLIKPNNVEILPNGLSGIPDGLARMQADQVSGTKLIAHPQET, from the exons ATGTCCCCCACTCAAAAGGCCCTCTTTCTTGATAAGAAGTTTGGTAATTTTGTTCTTGAAGATACAGAAATCTACAAGCCTGGTCCTGGCGAAATCCTCATCAAAATTCACGCTACGTCACTTAACCCTGTCGATTGGAAGATCCAGAAGCTTGGGGTGCTTGAAAAGTATCCCGCCATCTTGGGGACTGATATTGCtggagaggttgaggagctTGGAGAGGGTGTTAGTGAGTTCAAGGTCGGGGATCGAGT GTTTATTCAAGGCACATACGATAACAGAGGAAGTAGCTTTCAGCAATACACTACCGCTGTTGCCTCCAGTGTTGCAAGA ATACCACCTAACTGGACATATGATCAAGTCGCTGCTTTACCAGTAGTTTTGAGTTGCGCATATATAGGACTATACAACAAGAATCCGTATGGTCTGGGGATTGATCCCCCTATCTCTGAGGCGACTGAAGGCAAGTATGCCGATACCCCTATCGTTGTTCTCGGAGGTTCAACATCTGTGGGTCAAATGG TCATTCAGCTTGCCCAACTCTCGGGATTTTCTCCGATCTTCACCACAGCGTCGCCCAAGCACACGGTTTTTCTCAAATCCCTCGGTGCAACGCACATCTTAGACAGGAGCCTTTCATCAAGTGATATGAGGGCCGAGATAAAGAAAATCTGCAATGATAAACCGATCCATTTTGTGTACGACACCGTCTCTTCAGAAGATACGCAAAGAACGGCATTAGACATCCTGGATTCAGGAGGACAAATGGTCGCCGTGAATCCACTGAAATTAACTCCATCGGAAGACAAGAAAGCCTTCATGGTGCTTGGAATATTGCGAGCACCACATAATGTTGAACTTACTGAAACGCTTTATCATGACAAAATATCGGGATGGTTGGAACGAGGTCTGATAAAA CCCAACAATGTCGAGATCCTTCCCAACGGTCTTTCAGGTATTCCAGACGGTTTGGCAAGGATGCAAGCAGATCAAGTGTCAGGCACGAAGTTGATTGCCCATCCTCAAGAAACGTAA
- a CDS encoding Translation machinery-associated protein 46, whose product MPPKGKQSQGSSNKVKEDKTFGMKNKNKSAKVKAEVARIQQQASMAGKSRDTLEKEKEKALRAKAAAEEEKRRKEEAALLKPVQTQKVPFGVDPKTVLCAFYKAGTCEKGNKCKFSHDLNVGRKVEKKNLYSDDREDKDKLTDTMDTWDEEKLRKVVLSKAGNPRTTTDIVCKHFIQAIETQKFGWFWECPNGEGCQYRHALPPGFVLKSQKKAAEDAAKANTISLEEFLEVERHKLGSNLTPVTPETFAIWKKTRMDKKQAELDALKKAKDLQNSMGKSSGMSGRDLFQYNPEWFEDDEDDDGSDDWDLEQYRREKEKEDAEEEARAHGRVQEGPADSDTLSEDKGEGGSGGTH is encoded by the exons ATGCCTCCCAAAGGAAAGCAATCCCAGGGTTCCTCCAACAAAGTAAAGGAGGACAAG ACTTTTGGGATGAAAAAC AAAAACAAATCAGCGAAAGTCAAAGCTGAAGTAGCGCGCATCCAACAACAAGCTTCTATGGCCGGAAAGTCACGCGATACCctcgagaaagagaaagaaaaggctTTGCGTGCGAAGGCTGCCGCCGAGGAGGAGAAACGTAGAAAGGAGGAAGCTGCGCTCCTCAAGCCCGTTCAGACGCAGAAAGTGCCTTTTGGAGTAGACCCAAAGACAGTTCTTTGTGCGTTCTACAAGGCCGGGACTTGCGAAAAGGGGAACAAGTGCAAATTCAGTCATGACCTCAATGTGGGGAGAAAAgtcgagaagaagaatttgtATTCGGATGACAGGGAGGACAAAGATAAGCTTACAG ATACTATGGATACCTGGGACGAAGAGAAATTGCGAAAAGTCGTGCTATCCAAGGCTGGTAATCCTAGAACAACGACAGAT ATCGTCTGCAAACATTTCATCCAAGCCATCGAGACCCAGAAGTTTGGTTGGTTCTGGGAATGTCCAAACGGCGAGGGTTGCCAGTACCGTCATGCTCTACCTCCAGGTTTCGTCCTCAAATCGCAAAAGAAAGCTGCGGAGGATGCGGCAAAAGCTAATACCATCAGTTTGGAAGAGTTCTTGGAAGTCGAG CGTCATAAATTGGGTAGTAATCTTACGCCAGTCACCCCGGAGACATTTGCCATCTGGAAGAAGACTAGGATGGACAAGAAACAGGCGGAACTCGATGCCCTGAAGAAGGCCAAGGATCTCCAGAATAGCATGGGCAAGAGCAGCGGTATGAGTGGAAGAGATCTG TTCCAATACAACCCCGAATGGttcgaagacgacgaagacgacgacgggTCAGACGACTGGGATCTGGAGCAGTACAGacgagagaaagagaaggaggatgCAGAGGAGGAAGCGCGGGCACATGGCAGGGTTCAGGAAGGTCCTGCCGATTCGGATACATTATCGGAAGACAAGGGCGAGGGCGGAAGTGGTGGGACACATTGA
- a CDS encoding Transcriptional regulator CRZ1 yields the protein MSYNLSGQAQAGQSQTLGLGLGLGLGMGGRQRSNSDTWGSYEYQQQQQAIARQQQMRAQAQLQAQQQQQQLQAQQAHAQLQMQMQMQAAQQAQQMQSFSFGGASASRGGSPNPNTNASPTINNTSAMGASSSSSPSGTKTSSPSPPNLNPGSNVTMGVGMTNNNNNNFLLPADPIRRAVSDSLSLGIGRGGHRVSRSEDVRLNVPTIGVGVYQGGGVAQGQGGQHAHTSSMSGIYPDFSQSQQQMHMQQQQAQLHSMQQAALQGQSQSQSQQFLHPNLPPARRSLSPSGHSHSSSLSLGGGAAGSSSGNSLGLPPPPNVHVGHFRRASSGSRSDRGAEVWGSQSFAHGGHSRHASVGAGSSSVGGGSGSSLGLGGDGLQGLSVSPSGHLTANRRVSPYPSPNASPRVRYEELVEDDGYGGGGGGGYGGGGMGMGLGLGLGLGGGGGLTLGGAHSQHAVHNLGLAGPEIGEPPVSGGFSEEVPIAGRGAYRDINDGASSNGGGDVGPSSGRRRAGSQASVGATDAQGNPIAKQNVTTGRTANASIRRRKQDANFACTVPGCNSTFTRGFNLKGHLRSHYEQKPYKCHWPGCGKGFARQHDCKRHEQLHSNFRPFECDGCRKQFARMDALNRHLRSEAGAECARVVERGREGGAGGPGAGQQDLGLGLNLTGSEMGIGMEMEDPEEYEEPKQQQPTVVTTRSGRQVVRRRQTVEMDDGEWGAAGVAL from the coding sequence ATGAGCTACAATTTATCTGGGCAAGCGCAGGCGGGACAGTCGCAAACTCTCGGCCTTGGGCTCGGTTTGGGGTTGGGTATGGGCGGTAGGCAGCGGAGTAACTCGGACACGTGGGGCTCGTACGagtatcagcagcagcagcaggcgatTGCGCGCCAGCAACAGATGCGAGCTCAGGCGCAGTTGCAagcccagcagcagcagcagcaactgCAGGCTCAGCAGGCGCATGCCCAGTTGCAGATGCAAATGCAGATGCAGGCTGCCCAGCAGGCACAACAGATGCAATCGTTCAGCTTTGGTGGCGCGTCTGCGTCGAGAGGAGGCAGCCCGAACCCCAACACGAATGCATCGCCTACGATCAACAACACCAGCGCCATGGGcgcctcgtcctcgtcctctccaTCCGGTACGAAGACATCTTCGCCTTCCCCTCCGAACCTTAATCCTGGCTCCAACGTAACAATGGGCGTGGGCATGACCAacaataacaacaacaactttTTGTTGCCTGCGGACCCAATCCGGCGCGCTGTGTCGGACTCTCTGAGCTTGGGTATTGGCAGAGGCGGGCATAGAGTGTCGAGGTCGGAGGATGTGAGGCTGAATGTGCCTACGATTGGGGTCGGTGTGTATCAGGGAGGAGGTGTGGCTCAAGGACAAGGAGGGCAGCATGCACACACAAGCTCAATGAGCGGTATATATCCGGATTTCTCACAGAGTCAGCAGCAGATGCatatgcagcagcagcaggcgcagTTGCATTCGATGCAGCAGGCGGCGTTGCAGGGgcagagtcagagtcagagccAGCAGTTCCTACACCCGAATCTACCGCCCGCACGTCGCTCGCTGTCGCCTTCAGGACACAGTCACAGCAGCTCGTTGTCTCTCGGGGGTGGTGCTGCCGGGAGCAGCAGTGGCAACAGCCTGGGTCTGCCACCTCCGCCCAATGTGCATGTCGGCCACTTCCGCCGCGCGAGCAGCGGCAGCCGGTCGGATCGTGGCGCGGAAGTGTGGGGGAGTCAGTCGTTCGCGCATGGGGGACACTCGCGCCATGCGAGCGTCGGAGCCGGGTCCTCGAGTGTGGgtggtgggagtgggagcaGTCTCGGTTTGGGTGGGGATGGGCTGCAGGGCTTGAGTGTGTCGCCGTCTGGGCATCTGACGGCGAACCGTAGAGTCAGCCCGTATCCTAGCCCGAACGCGAGTCCGCGGGTGAGGTATGAGGAGCTGGTGGAGGATGATGGGTatgggggtggtggtggaggtgggtaTGGAGGTGGTGGGATGGGAATGGGTCTTGGGCTGGGGTTGGGGCTGGGTGGAGGCGGTGGGTTGACGCTCGGCGGTGCGCACTCGCAGCATGCCGTACATAATCTCGGACTGGCAGGCCCTGAAATTGGCGAGCCGCCTGTTAGCGGCGGGTTCAGCGAGGAGGTTCCAATCGCCGGGCGCGGGGCATACCGAGACATCAACGATGGGGCGTCGTCGAATGGCGGTGGCGATGTAGGACCTAGCAGTGGGCGACGGCGGGCAGGCAGCCAGGCGAGCGTGGGGGCAACAGACGCGCAAGGCAACCCAATTGCGAAGCAGAATGTGACGACGGGGCGGACGGCGAACGCGTCGATCCGGCGGCGCAAGCAGGACGCGAATTTTGCGTGCACGGTGCCTGGGTGCAACTCGACGTTCACGCGGGGGTTCAACCTCAAGGGCCACCTGCGCTCGCACTATGAGCAGAAGCCGTACAAGTGCCATTGGCCGGGCTGTGGCAAGGGATTTGCGAGGCAGCACGATTGCAAGAGGCATGAGCAGCTGCATAGCAATTTCAGGCCGTTTGAGTGCGATGGGTGTCGGAAACAATTTGCGAGGATGGATGCGCTGAACAGGCACTTGCGCAGCGAGGCTGGGGCCGAGTGTGCTAGGGTTGTAGAAAGAGGTCGTGAGGGCGGTGCTGGTGGTCCTGGGGCAGGCCAGCAGGATTTGGGGCTTGGGTTGAATTTAACGGGAAGTGAGATGGGGATTGGGATGGAAATGGAGGACCCGGAGGAGTATGAAGAACCCAAGCAGCAACAGCCCACGGTGGTGACGACGAGGAGTGGTAGACAGGTTGTTCGCAGGAGACAGACGGTCGAGATGGACGATGGCGAGTGGGGTGCAGCTGGCGTTGCTCTATGA
- a CDS encoding Zinc-type alcohol dehydrogenase-like protein C2E1P3.01, with the protein MPTTQKSLVLDKKFGNLVIQDTEIYKPGPGEILIKVQATSLNPVDWKIQKYGAFLEEFPAVLGTDVAGDVEELGEGVTEFKKGDRVFIQGRFENRASSFQQYTTAVAESVARIPPNFTYEQVAALPVVLTCAYVGLYNQQPYGLGIAPPVDESTQGTYAGTPIVVLGGATSVGQIALQLAKLSGFSPIFTTASLKHTEFLKSLGATAVLDRSLSSSDIISEIKKVTDKPINLLYDAVSSAATQQLGLDILSAGGQMITVLPLAVKVPEDKKVIPILGLLRSPENVELTRTLYHDKIAGWLEKGVIKPNNIEILPNGLAGIPDGLKRMEADQVSGLKLVARPQETK; encoded by the exons ATGCCTACTACACAGAAATCCCTCGTTCTCGACAAAAAATTCGGCAATCTGGTCATCCAGGACACTGAAATATACAAACCTGGCCCCGGAGAAATCCTCATCAAGGTCCAAGCGACGTCGCTCAACCCAGTTGATTGGAAGATTCAGAAATATGGAGCATTTTTGGAGGAATTCCCAGCCGTTCTGGGTACCGATGTAGCTGGAGACGTTGAAGAGCTCGGTGAAGGAGTTACTGAATTCAAGAAAGGGGATCGAGT CTTCATTCAAGGCAGATTTGAGAACAGAGCTAGTAGTTTCCAGCAATACACAACTGCCGTCGCCGAAAGCGTCGCAAGA ATTCCTCCCAATTTCACATACGAGCAGGTCGCTGCACTTCCCGTAGTCCTGACATGCGCATATGTAGGACTATACAATCAACAGCCATACGGCTTAGGTATCGCTCCACCAGTAGACGAGTCCACCCAAGGAACTTACGCCGGAACACCTATTGTCGTTCTCGGTGGTGCGACCTCGGTTGGGCAAATAG CCCTTCAGCTCGCAAAGCTCTCCGGTTTCTCTCCGATTTTCACAACCGCGTCTCTCAAACACACAGAGTTCTTGAAATCGCTAGGAGCTACGGCTGTTCTTGATCGCAGCCTTTCGTCCAGTGATATCATTTCTGAGATAAAGAAAGTGACCGATAAGCCAATCAATTTGCTATACGATGCCGTTTCTTCAGCAGCCACGCAGCAACTTGGATTGGACATTCTGTCTGCTGGTGGGCAAATGATCACAGTTCTTCCATTGGCCGTCAAAGTCCCGGAGGATAAGAAAGTCATTCCTATTCTCGGATTGTTGAGGTCGCCAGAGAATGTGGAACTCACTCGTACATTGTATCACGACAAAATAGCAGGGTGGCTCGAGAAGGGTGTGATCAAG CCAAACAACATTGAAATTCTGCCAAATGGCCTGGCTGGAATACCCGATGGGTTGAAGCGGATGGAGGC
- a CDS encoding FAD-dependent monooxygenase OpS4 → MGGLTCALSLAHEGFLYIDVYETAPNLGFVGAGIQLAPNMARILDKLGVWKKIESEAVLVKSTSIRQGTTDKELGFVEFDSVKDKYGYAHMVGHRASLAGSLYEGCKAQSAITFHFSTAVSEVNFGGDDRKPSFLATPLVGPAVRVEADIILAADGIKSLTRAAMLKELGSTDHVVDSGQAAYRIMLTREQMKDDPELLELIDADRVTRWIGEKRLLINELADVMGALTRTPTDSELSAILFSVQLKSGIQNRSLPFCDSRSILSPQCCPQPHNLISLINRTNVSQLDLSVPE, encoded by the exons ATGGGTGGCCTCACTTGTGCCCTCTCGTTAGCACACGAAGGGTTTCTCTATATCGATGTCTACGAAACTGCGCCCAACCTAGGTTTTGTAGGAGCAGGAATTCAACTTGCCCCCAATATGGCACGCATTCTCGATAAACTCGGCGTTTGGAAAAAGATCGAGTCCGAGGCTGTCTTAGTCAAGAGCACGAGCATCAGAC AGGGAACAACCGACAAAGAGCTCGGCTTTGTCGAGTTCGACTCCGTCAAAGATAAATATGGCTACGCTCACATGGTAGGACACCGTGCCTCGCTCGCTGGGAGCCTTTACGAAGGCTGCAAAGCACAATCTGCCATTACCTTTCACTTCTCGACTGCCGTATCTGAAGTGAATTTTGGCGGGGATGACAGGAAGCCATCGTTCTTGGCTACGCCATTAGTAGGTCCAGCCGTGCGAGTCGAGGCTGATATCATATTAGCCGCCGATGGTATCAAGTCGCTCACTCGAGCAGCAATGCTGAAGGAACTTGGTTCGACGGATCATGTGGTGGATTCTGGACAGGCTGCATATCGCATTATGCTGACCCGCGAGCAAATGAAGGATGATCCTGAGCTGTTGGAATTAATAGACGCTGACAGAGTTACTCGGTGGATTGGGGAGAAGCGGCTACTTATTAACGAGCTCGCAGATGTCATGGGTGCGCTCACGCGGACGCCGACGGACTCAGAGCTCAGCGCAATCCTGTTCTCTGTACAACTCAAAAGTGGTATTCAGAATCGGTCTCTTCCCTTTTGCGACTCCCGTTCAATATTGTCTCCACAATGCTGCCCACAACCCCACAACCTCATCTCTCTCATCAACCGGACGAACGTTTCTCAACTCGACCTCAGTGTGCCAGAGTGA
- a CDS encoding Dehydrogenase azaJ, protein MTITHKALVLPEKLGKFIVADFPREAPGHGEILIKVQSAALNPVDWKIQKWDVLIDGYPAVLGSDIAGDVEEVGEGVTEFKKGDRVFGQAEFKKSRGAFQQYVVSSASTTSKIPPKYTYDEASTLPMALTTAYSGLYSKTGNGFGIEAPLTDSAVGKYAGIPIVILGGSSSVGQFTIQLAKLSGFSPIITTASVKNSDSLKTFGATHVLDRNLSADALREEISKITSKPIQYVYDSISFGPTQQIAFDILSPGGRVVYVLQPTVTATEDKQINFAFAALSTPHNAEIMPLFYHDHVYRFLENGWITPNRVEALPNGLAGAIEGLQRLEADQVSRLKLVARPQETA, encoded by the exons ATGACAATCACCCACAAAGCCCTCGTGCTTCCCGAGAAACTTGGGAAATTCATCGTCGCCGACTTCCCTCGCGAAGCACCTGGCCATGGCGAAATCTTGATCAAAGTGCAGTCCGCAGCGCTAAATCCCGTCGACTGGAAAATCCAGAAATGGGACGTTTTGATTGACGGATACCCTGCCGTTCTAGGGAGCGACATTGCCGGAGACGTCGAGGAAGTCGGAGAAGGTGTGACAGAGTTCAAAAAAGGCGACAGGGT TTTTGGTCAGGCGGAATTCAAAAAATCCCGAGGGGCGTTTCAGCAGTACGTTGTATCATCTGCTTCAACAACATCTAAG ATTCCACCTAAATATACCTACGATGAGGCCTCTACATTGCCAATGGCTCTTACCACTGCCTATTCTGGCCTCTATAGTAAAACAGGGAATGGCTTTGGCATTGAGGCTCCACTGACCGACTCTGCCGTTGGTAAATACGCCGGCATCCCCATTGTCATTCTTGGAGGTTCCAGTTCAGTAGGACAGTTCA CCATCCAGCTCGCTAAACTGTCAGGATTCTCTCCTATTATTACAACCGCGTCTGTGAAAAATTCAGACTCGCTCAAAACCTTTGGTGCGACTCACGTACTCGACCGCAACCTTTCCGCGGACGCCCTCAGAGAAGAAATTAGCAAAATTACCTCGAAACCCATCCAATATGTGTACGACTCAATCTCTTTCGGTCCAACTCAACAAATCGCTTTTGACATCCTTTCTCCCGGAGGCCGTGTCGTCTATGTTTTGCAACCTACTGTCACAGCAACGGAAGATAAACAAATCAACTTTGCGTTTGCAGCACTCTCCACGCCTCATAATGCAGAGATCATGCCTTTGTTCTATCATGATCATGTTTACCGATTTTTGGAAAACGGTTGGATCACT CCTAACAGAGTTGAAGCCTTGCCTAATGGCCTTGCCGGAGCCATTGAAGGTTTACAAAGATTGGAGGCCGATCAGGTCTCGAGGCTAAAACTTGTCGCTCGTCCCCAAGAAACTGCTTAA
- a CDS encoding Cytochrome P450 monooxygenase (Cytochrome P450 monooxygenase ARMGADRAFT_1018417), whose amino-acid sequence MYQKISLLFASGAVWIALKLLLMGRRDKSLPPGPPTIPILGNIHLLPYRFLFLKLTEWSKEYGGIFSVKVANETMIVLSDVTIVKELLEDRANETSNRPVLHSLNAITEGNYFALDIYTHITRFNFALVTSVIFGKPEAGCDSPNVSDFSNYFRHFGRMVAPDAAPVDLIPILKYIPEAFAPWKKLWKKTRILQRKLFFSLLALSEKNYNAGLGDGSIVENILAKQSELGLSREMIAYIGGVMMDGGTETSASLMQSLIISLLKSPASVKKAQEEIDSVVGQERLPKPRDIENLPFIAVGLPYRPAHLIQRPKTVNIEGTSSQKELQSLSTHLNLFERPDDFWPERFLLAPDGTKPGLKKGYTTRPNFVFGSGKRICPGIHLANSNINLAVMRLLWAFNFSPTDGDSAQKQMGIQDEYNDGISLSPKPFKCRITPRDKFRVDIIEDAYSTLVSTT is encoded by the exons ATGTACCAAAAAATCTCCTTGTTATTTGCCTCCGGCGCTGTGTGGATTGCGCTGAAGCTTCTTCTGATGGGCAGGCGAGACAAGAGCCTACCACCTGGCCCACCGACCATCCCAATTCTTGGAAATATTCACTTGCTCCCTTAtcgatttctttttctcaa ACTCACAGAATGGTCCAAGGAATACGGTGGCATTTTCTCG GTGAAAGTAGCAAACGAAACGATGATTGTACTGTCAGATGTAACAATTGTGAAGGAGCTGCTAGAAGACCGGGCAAATGAAACGTCCAACCGGCCTGTTCTGCATTCGTTAAACGCCATAACTGAAGGCAACTATTTTGCTCTT GACATATACACCCATATAACTCGATTTAACTTCGCTTTGGTAACATCAGTGATCTTTGGAAAGCCCGAAGCAGGATGTGATTCACCCAACGTTTCTGACTTCTCCAACTACTTCCGTCATTTTGGGAGGATGGTAGCCCCCGATGCTGCTCCCGTCGACTTGATACCCATTCTAAAATATATTCCAGAGGCATTTGCACCATGGAAGAAGCTCTGGAAGAAGACGCGGATACTTCAGCGAAAATTATTCTTCTCTCTACTTGCATTATCAGAGAAGAACTACAACGCTGGACTAGGAGATGGATCGATTGTTGAAAATATTTTAGCAAAGCAGTCAGAACTTGGTCTGAGTCGGGAGATGATTGC GTACATTGGGGGAGTCATGATGGATGGAGGCACTGAAACCTCCGCGTCCCTCATGCAGTCGTTGATTATTTCCCTGCTCAAATCTCCTGCTTCGGTAAAAAAGGCGCAAGAGGAAATTGACAGTGTTGTTGGTCAAGAAAGGCTTCCAAAGCCCCGCGATATAGAAAACCTACC ATTCATCGCAGTAGGCCTGCCGTACCGTCCGGCGCACCTCATACAGCGTCCCAAGACTGTAAA TATCGAGGGTacatcatcccaaaaggagCTCCAATCATTATCAACACAT TTAAATCTTTTCGAACGGCCGGATGACTTCTGGCCAGAGAGATTTCTACTGGCCCCCGACGGAACAAAACCAGGCCTTAAAAAAGGCTATACTACCCGCCCAAATTTTGTATTTGGAAGTGGCAAG CGCATATGCCCCGGGATTCACCTCGCGAACTCGAACATT AATCTTGCCGTGATGCGTCTTCTTTGGGCATTTAATTTTTCTCCGACTGATGGTGATTCGGCACAAAAGCAGATGGGCATACAGGATGAATACAATGAT GGGATCAGTTTATCGCCTAAACCATTTAAGTGCAGGATTACTCCCAGGGATAAATTTAGGGTGGATATAATTGAAGATGCATATAGTACGCTTGTATCCACTACTTAG